One Portunus trituberculatus isolate SZX2019 chromosome 45, ASM1759143v1, whole genome shotgun sequence DNA segment encodes these proteins:
- the LOC123519226 gene encoding uncharacterized protein LOC123519226 has product MGDLVTGWADDVVVLSEHHAELQEMLNAVSEYGRDFDVRFSREKSKVLVVNGDALDRNRTWMLGGEEIGRTKEYKYLGIWLDERGCERTKQEKIARTNQWVGRLGSVARCRANKYEVVRGLWKGVAIPSIMYGLETTVWTRKDLNRLEVLQNITGKIALGANRYVAVEAIRGDMGWSTFRERLAKAVLRYRVRLQRMDGSKWAKKVYEWNVYGQWTQESFYDKS; this is encoded by the exons ATGGGGGATCTGGTGACTGGATGG gcagatgatgtggtggtcctTAGCGAGCACCATGCAGAGCTGCAGGAAATGCTGAATGCTGTGAGTGAGTATGGAAGGGATTTTGACGTTAGATTCAGCAGGGAGAAGAgtaaagtattagtagtaaatggGGATGCGTTAGACAGGAACAGGACATGGATGCTGGGtggggaggaaataggaagaacaaaggagtaCAAGTATCTGGGTATTTGGCTGGATGAAAGAGGGTGTGAAAGGACCAAGCAGGAAAAAATAGCACGGACTAACCAATGGGTGGGGAGGCTAGGTAGTGTAGCACGGTGCAGGGCAAATAAGTATGAGGTAGTTAGAGGACTATGGAAGGGAGTAGCTATCcccagcatcatgtatggtttaGAAACAACAGTGTGGACTAGGAAAGACCTGAATAGGCTAGAGGTTCTGCAGAACATAACAGGCAAGATAGCACTAGGTGCCAACAGGTATGTGGCAGTGGAGGCAATCAGAGGAGATATGGGATGGAGTACATTTAGGGAAAGGTTAGCTAAGGCAGTGTTGAGGTATAGGGTTAGACTGCAGAGGATGGATGGGAGTAAATGGGCAAAAAAGGTGTACGAATGGAACGTGTATGGACAGTGGACACAGGAGTCGTTTTATGACAAGTCTTGA
- the LOC123519541 gene encoding LOW QUALITY PROTEIN: peptide methionine sulfoxide reductase-like (The sequence of the model RefSeq protein was modified relative to this genomic sequence to represent the inferred CDS: substituted 1 base at 1 genomic stop codon): MALPAINSTVFYVAGMALLVQYFAALYFFSPPGLGVRTAELLEPNIPTKKATFGMAXFWFPEAQFGAAEGVIRTRVGYSGGSMRNPTYRHLGDHTETVDVDYDPQATNYSALLKMFWDNHDPTANCTRQYMSAIFFHDEEQKHLAEKTLEEKQKTSSQHIKTSILPFKEFYDAEDYHQKYQLQRHHALVNALDLEPGEELIKSHVAARINGYVGGYGTLSNYDKEWKTWGITDKMAQYIREEVAASA, translated from the exons ATGGCTCTCCCGGCCATTAACTCTACGGTGTTCTATGTAGCTGGTATGGCCTTGCTAGTGCAGTACTTCGCTGCCTtatactttttctctcctcctggcCTGGGGGTGAGGACGGCTGAACTTCTGGAGCCCAACATACCGACCAAGAAGGCTACTTTCGGAATGGCATGATTTTGGTTTCCGGAGGCCCAGTTTGGTGCCGCTGAGGGAGTCATCCGCACCAGAGTGGGCTACTCCGGAGGATCCATGCGCAACCCTACCTACCGTCACCT GGGTGACCACACAGAGACGGTGGATGTGGACTATGATCCACAGGCAACCAATTACTCTGCTCTCCTGAAGATGTTCTGGGACAACCATGATCCCACTGCTAATTGCACCCGCCAG TATATGTCAGCCATCTTCTTTCATGATGAGGAACAGAAACATTTAGCAGAGAAGACACTTgaggagaagcagaaaacaTCCTCTCAACACATCAAGACGTCCATCCTTCCATTCAAGGAATTTTATGATGCAGAAGA CTACCACCAAAAATACCAACTGCAGCGCCACCATGCACTTGTGAATGCCCTGGACTTGGAGCCTGGAGAGGAGCTAATCAAGAGCCACGTTGCTGCTCGCATCAACGGTTATGTTGGTGGTTACGGCACACTGTCTAATTATGATAAAGAGTGGAAAACATGGGGCATCACCGATAAGATGGCTCAGTATATCAGAGAGGAGGTTGCAGCATCTGCCTAA
- the LOC123519539 gene encoding SID1 transmembrane family member 2-like, which produces MLVIEEHSHETTALPLSCGVDGSTSTSGGSSGGSVIPRMSSLLVSETAVTPTPRSGVIKPIDKSLKTTSVTKKRKAKKTIHLCPNNTDVVSCYSISHHNYEFNITKSSPCVIKCSYDPRELRPLRLDIHQKSRDPIHHPTFVSVQQDHYITSWTLPIISPTRGQDQIFTSLETLLCPPANETEEVVEVSVSVRGSDPREIQMALKNVSFVLQKEVNVTVIVTPVSPWYKRYQWAPYEESVLITADSDSDICSVLILQNAKCPVNSELSGLVNRGRYQTFSRQAGMVAHRTHFPEGVHVIVLSLPDDDACILNILGSSYNNSRDSRTKTVRLEAYNHTTIASTWYIFCITAFILTVIAIVVTMLICAITKRTLSCLGESSEDEAPLVGESGSRPSCHVEVTRGMFSFGSMRHDQHGRPSHRRNNHYSGEQEADGIQRGADEDSIGQVAFSGRLTLDAPGAVEGVNSHRDVRAVVPFHPPSFLPATTHAPEGESSNISESFNPRCVLWWKTVAVHEAGTGEAQVSEVGFQNSLVIMGVFAALPTGQLLRSYLRMVLDHGQEDQCFWNSRCLTAFGFLPDFARVFTNYGYIVLGISFIIIVKKHKNLTHRILQHFSARDSVGVTHCYGLFVSLGYGLVLQGVMSALYHTCPNSVTIKFDMMFMYVMMVVAIVTIWGLRHSDVTHHVYPTVITVGLALLVAEARLWLSRGWFWGLLSTVYIILLLSNAVLVSTYGIWSFSLSKLWHVWSAWKPIGEKLSNVLSEQDTSHKPMEVVRVLVGVGSNIGLILFGILADPDVYNFILVVCLVNLGLYFANYVMMKKLLFKEKGTVLAWVCLALSSVFWIIALVFFFQRRTDSERSPADSRSKNSPCDFLSVFDEHDIWHITSAFALFFFFVALLTMDDDLCNKPSQEIKVA; this is translated from the exons ATGTTGGTCATAGAGGAACACAGCCATGAGACCACTGCCCTGCCTTTGTCTTGTGGTGTTGATGGCAGTACCAGCACTTCAGGAGGGAGTTCAGGAGGGAGTGTCATCCCTAGAATGTCCAGCTTATTGGTGTCTGAAACTGCAGTCACACCAACCCCACGTTCCGGTGTCATAAAGCCCATAGACAAGTCCCTCAAGACAACCTCAGTgaccaagaaaaggaaagctaaGAAGACCATTCATTTATGTCCAAACAACACGGATGTAGTATCTTGCTACTCTATTTCCCACCACAACTATGAGTTCAACATTACTAAATCCTCCCCATGTGTAATTAAGTGCAGTTATGACCCACGGGAG CTGCGACCCTTGAGGCTGGATATCCACCAGAAATCCAGAGACCCGATACATCATCCAACATTTGTGTCAGTCCAGCAGGACCATTACATCACCTCCTGGACCCTGCCAATCATTTCTCCCACCAGAGGACAAGA TCAGATATTTACATCCCTTGAGACTCTGCTGTGTCCACCAGCAAATGAAACAGAAGAAGTTGTGGAGGTCAGTGTGTCTGTCAGAGGGTCAGACCCCAGAGAGATTCAGATGGCTTTGAAAAATGTGTCTTTTGTTCTTCA gaaggaagtgaatgtTACGGTGATAGTTACTCCTGTGTCTCCGTGGTACAAGCGCTACCAATGGGCTCCATATGAAGAGTCTGTCCTCATTACTGCTGATAGTGATTCAGACATTTGCAGTGTCTTGATTCTTCAAAATGCCAAG TGTCCTGTGAATTCGGAGTTGTCTGGACTGGTGAACAGAGGGCGGTACCAGACCTTCAGTAGGCAGGCTGGCATGGTGGCTCACAGGACACACTTCCCTGAGGGGGTTCATGTTATAGTGCTTTCTCTGCCTGATGATGATGCATGCATCCTGAATATCTTAG GCTCCAGCTACAACAACAGCCGTGACTCAAGGACCAAGACTGTGAGGCTGGAGGCTTACAATCACACAACAATAGCATCAACGTGGTACATATtctgcatcactgccttcatcCTCACCGTCATCGCCATTGTTGTCACCATGCTGATTTGTGCCATAACCAAGAG GACTTTATCTTGTTTGGGTGAAAGTAGTGAGGATGAGGCTCCCTTAGTGGGCGAGTCTGGCAGTCGGCCCTCATGTCATGTGGAAGTTACCAGAGGAATGTTCTCGTTTGGCAGCATGCGG CATGACCAACATGGCAGACCTTCACATCGGAGAAACAACCATTATTCCGGtgaacaagaagcagatggCATACAGAGAGGGGCTGATGAAGACAGTATTGGACAAGTTGCCTTTAGTGGCAGGCTGACTCTTGATGCTCCAGGGGCAGTTGAAG GAGTCAATTCACACAGGGATGTCCGAGCTGTTGTACCTTtccacccaccctccttcctGCCAGCCACTACTCACGCACCAGAGGGCGAATCCTCCAACATCAGTGAATCATTCAATCCTCG CTGTGTGCTGTGGTGGAAGACTGTGGCAGTGCACGAGGCAGGCACAGGTGAAGCCCAAGTATCAGAGGTTGGATTTCAAAACAGCCTGGTCATCATGGGGGTGTTTGCAGCGCTTCCCACTGGCCAGCTCCTCCGCTCGTACCTGAGG ATGGTGTTGGATCACGGCCAAGAAGATCAGTGCTTCTGGAACTCTCGTTGCCTGACAGCCTTTGGCTTCTTGCCAGACTTTGCTCGAGTGTTTACCAATTATGGATACATTGTGCTCGGcatctccttcatcatcattgtgaagaaacacaagaatttgacccaCAGAATTCTTCAGCATTTCAGTGCCAGAGAT AGTGTGGGTGTGACTCACTGCTATGGACTCTTTGTTTCCTTGGGGTATGGTCTTGTCCTGCAGGGAGTCATGTCAGCCTTGTATCACACTTGTCCCAACAGTGTCACCATCAAGTTTG ATATGATGTTCATGtacgtgatgatggtggttgccATAGTGACCATCTGGGGGTTGCGGCACAGTGACGTCACTCACCACGTGTATCCCACCGTCATCACCGTGGGCCTGGCACTCTTGGTGGCTGAAGCACGCCTGTGGCTGAGCCGTGGTTGGTTCTGGGGTCTGCTGTCTACTGTCTACATCATTCTTTTGCTCTCCAATGCTGTCCTTGTGTCAACCTATGGCATTTGGTCCTTCT CATTATCCAAACTGTGGCATGTGTGGAGTGCTTGGAAGCCTATTGGAGAGAAGCTGAGCAATGTACTGAGTGAGCAGGACACCAGCCACAAGCCCATGGAGGTGGTACGGGTGTTGGTTGGTGTGGGCAGCAACATTGGTCTTATTCTGTTTGGCATCCTGGCCGACCCTGATGTGTACAACTTCATTCTGGTCGTGTGTCTTGTCAACTTGGGCCTTTATTTTGCCAATtatgtgatgatgaag AAGCTGTTGtttaaagagaaaggaacagtTTTAGCCTGGGTGTGTCTGGCTCTCTCCAGCGTGTTCTGGATCATTgcccttgtctttttcttccagcGCCGCACTGACTCTGAG AGATCTCCAGCAGACTCTAGAAGCAAGAACTCTCCTTGTGatttcctgtctgtctttgaTGAGCATGACATATGGCACATCACTTCAGCATTtgcactcttcttcttctttgtc GCTCTACTTACCATGGATGACGACCTCTGCAACAAACCATCACAGGAGATCAAGGTTGCTTAG